The candidate division KSB1 bacterium nucleotide sequence GCGCGGGTGCGGGCGCGATGCTGCTCCGCAGGAATTGGCCGCGCAATCACGTGCTGGGCAGCCATCTTATGACGGACGGCTCGATGAGCAAACACGTGATCGTTCCGGCCAGCGGCACGGTGCAACCTCCAACCGACGCGGCGGTGGCGCAAAATTTATTTTGCTTCGATCTCGTCGAGCCGGAAGCGATGAAGAACCGCCTGAATGCAGTTTCGATGAATAATTGGATGAGATGTATTGACGAAGCGCTGCGCAAAAGCGGCGCCCGCTCTGATGGCAAGCCACTCACTCGCGCCGACATCCATTATCTCAACATGATTCTGGTCAAGCCCTCGGCGCATCGCGAGATGTTGGAACGTTTGGGCCTGCGCGAAGAGCAATCGGTTTACCTTTCCGATTACGGTCACATTGGCGAACAAGACAGCATCATCTCGATCATCGAAGGAGAGAAGCAAGGCAAGCTCAAAGCTGGAGATTTGATGGTGATGGTCGGCGCCGGCATCGGTTACGTGTGGGGCGCAGCGTGCGTGAGGTGGGGAGAGAATAAAACGTAATTCGCAAAAGCATGAGAACACGGATAACGCGGATGACACGGACTTGCACGGATTAAAAGCTCAGCAAACACAACTCGTGACCCCCAGAAAATCCACGAAAATCCGCGCCATCCGTATCCAAAGCTTTTAATCGCTGTATGTCAAAGCTTGTTTTTATGGAAGCACAAAAATCTTTCTACGTCACCGACTGGCTTGACAAGCGCGCGAAGCTGACGCCGGAGCGGATCGGCTTGCACGATCTCACGAACGGGAAGGATTTCACGTTTGCGGAATGGAATGCGCAGGCGAATCGCGCGGCGAATTTTTTGCGCCATCTCGGTGTCGAGAAAGGCGATCGCGTTTCGGTGTATGCGAGCAATTGTGTTGAGTATCTCGATATCTTGTTCGCGTGCGGAAAAATCGGCGCGATCGTTCACAGCTTGAATTGGCGGCTGACGGTTTTTGAATTGAAAGGCATCATTGAGAAGGCCGCGCCGAAAGTTCTCATTTATTCTTCGGAGTGGAAAGAGCAAGTGAATGCGCTGCGGCCTGCGCTGAAAACGGTTCAACATTTTATTGCCATCGGCGAAACCGTGCAGCCGCATGATAAAGCCTTTGCCGAACGCGAGTCTTACCCCACGACTTTGACAGATCGCCCCGATTTGAGCATGGATGATCCGTGGGCAATTTTTTACACCGGTGGCACCACCGGCCTGCCGAAGGGTGCCATTATGACGCACGGCAACATGACGTGGAACAGTATCAACACGGTGATGAGCTGGGGCATCACCGCCGATGATGTTGCACCGCTGCAACTGCCACTTTTTCACATCGGCGGACCGAATATTTTCATGCTGCCGCTGGTGCACGTCGGTGGCAAAACCATTTTGTGTCGCAGTTTTGATTTGGAGGAAACTTTCGATTTGATTGAAAACGGCGGCATCACGCATTTCGTCGGTGTGCCAACGATGTACGTCATGATGCAGCAGCATACAAAATGGGAGAAGATTGATTTTTCCAAATTAAAACTCGTCATCAGCGGCGGCGCGCCGTGCCCCCTGCCGGTGATGGAAAAGTTTTGGGAGAAGGGCATCGATTTCAAAATGGGCTACGGTTTGACGGAAGCGGCGGGCAACAATTTCTGGCTGCCGCAAAAAGACGTGCGCCGCAAAATCGGTTCGGTCGGCTTTCCGATTTTTCACATCGATATGAAAATCGTTCGTGAAGACGGCAGCACTTGCGCTCCCAATGAAATCGGCGAGCTGCTCATTCGCGGGCCGCACGTGACCAGCGGTTATTGGAATGAGCCGCAGGCGACGGCGGAAACGATCAAAGCCGGTTGGCTGCACACCGGCGACATGGCACGGCAGGATGAAGAGGGTTATTTCTACATCGCGGGCCGCAGCAAAGACATGTTCATCAGCGGCGGTGAAAACGTTTATCCGGCGGAAGTGGAGGGCGTAATTTATGCGCACCCAGCGGTGGCGGAGGCAGCGGTGATCGGTGTGCCTCATGACAAGTGGGGAGAAGTCGGGTGCGCTTTTGTTGTGGCCGAAAAAGGCCGCACGTTGACGGAAGCGGAGTTGCTCGGTTTTATGCGGCAACGTTTGGCGAAATACAAAGTTCCCCACTCCGTGATTTTTGTCGAGACATTGCCGAAAACGGCGATTGGAAAAATTGACAAGAAAATTTTAAGCG carries:
- a CDS encoding long-chain fatty acid--CoA ligase, which produces MSKLVFMEAQKSFYVTDWLDKRAKLTPERIGLHDLTNGKDFTFAEWNAQANRAANFLRHLGVEKGDRVSVYASNCVEYLDILFACGKIGAIVHSLNWRLTVFELKGIIEKAAPKVLIYSSEWKEQVNALRPALKTVQHFIAIGETVQPHDKAFAERESYPTTLTDRPDLSMDDPWAIFYTGGTTGLPKGAIMTHGNMTWNSINTVMSWGITADDVAPLQLPLFHIGGPNIFMLPLVHVGGKTILCRSFDLEETFDLIENGGITHFVGVPTMYVMMQQHTKWEKIDFSKLKLVISGGAPCPLPVMEKFWEKGIDFKMGYGLTEAAGNNFWLPQKDVRRKIGSVGFPIFHIDMKIVREDGSTCAPNEIGELLIRGPHVTSGYWNEPQATAETIKAGWLHTGDMARQDEEGYFYIAGRSKDMFISGGENVYPAEVEGVIYAHPAVAEAAVIGVPHDKWGEVGCAFVVAEKGRTLTEAELLGFMRQRLAKYKVPHSVIFVETLPKTAIGKIDKKILSAQQTK
- a CDS encoding 3-oxoacyl-ACP synthase, producing MNAPNDAVGIVSVGMYLPNNFLTAAEIAAESGLSEAVVREKLGINKKYVAGPDDHPNQMAIRAAQDCLAKCEIKPEEIDVVLCTTEEWKEYLLWTAGIHLAYEIGATNAWAMDIHMRCCTTIAAIKTAKDMMQANADIKTVLIAGGYCISRFINLKNQRTAFMFNIGAGAGAMLLRRNWPRNHVLGSHLMTDGSMSKHVIVPASGTVQPPTDAAVAQNLFCFDLVEPEAMKNRLNAVSMNNWMRCIDEALRKSGARSDGKPLTRADIHYLNMILVKPSAHREMLERLGLREEQSVYLSDYGHIGEQDSIISIIEGEKQGKLKAGDLMVMVGAGIGYVWGAACVRWGENKT